The Helianthus annuus cultivar XRQ/B chromosome 16, HanXRQr2.0-SUNRISE, whole genome shotgun sequence genome includes a window with the following:
- the LOC110919374 gene encoding uncharacterized protein LOC110919374, with translation MNPNFQSGNQGGYSHQTRQRGYNQDGHGLTNNQGGGGDLNAKMDAMLSMMQESKKENEIRDKSHEALAKQVGQLAEEMAQMRGSMGKLPSDTTVNPKHQSSSTGNVRNVHISAVSLLSNDEVCSSVESIPPQCVDGVVGNTRDELEIEEWYPPKDERWENFKQAKINLPLLDDIKKVPAHVECLKELCIEKRHNKLPEPVVLISHVSAVLSSALPQKAQDPGDPLIPIQIGTFKIERALLDLGACVSILPGSLYHQYDFGPLKNFDTPVVLADQTPTHPRGMVEDVIVKVDDCYYPVDFLVVDYVGCVEDTQPVVILGRPFLATANAIINCAMGTVSMKFGDRELNLNVFPNFTNPLGEDKCPKKDMNPKKKVCAMVGRFEETRKETVKKKKAKKSPLEKKKEEEVRKFGPFGNKWYESPVGDFEEFVGGKHAIRPP, from the exons ATGAatccgaatttccaatcgggaaATCAAGGCGGGTATTCGCACCAAACTCGCCAAAGAGGTTACAACCAAGATGGTCACGGGTTGACGAATAATCAAGGAGGTGGTGGTGATTTGAATGCAAAGATGGATGCAATGCTTTCGATGATGCAAGAGTCCAAGAAAGAGAATGAAATTCGGGACAAATCGCATGAAGCATTAGCAAAACAAGTGGGCCAACTTGCGGAGGAAATGGCACAAATGAGGGGGAGCATGGGAAAGCTCCCAAGTGACAccacggtgaaccctaagcatcaaagTTCAAGCACGGGCAATGTGAGGAATGTGCACATTAGCGCGGTAAGTCTTCTTTCAAATGATGAGGTTTGTAGTAGTGTTGAAAGCATTCCACCACAATGCGTTGATGGTGTAGTGGGAAATACAAGAGATGAGTTGGAAA TTGAGGAATGGTACCCACCGAAGGACGAGAGGTGGGAAAATTTTAAACAAGCAAAAATTAATTTACCGTTACTCGATGACATTAAAAAGGTTCCGGCTCATGTGGAATGCTTAAAGGAGTTATGCATCGAAAAACGGCACAACAAATTACCCGAACCGGTTGTTTTGATATCACATGTTAGTGCCGTTCTATCGAGTGCCCTTCCTCAAAAAGCTCAAGATCCGGGAGATCCTCTTATTCCAATTCAAATTGGAACCTTCAAAATTGAGAGGGCGCTCCTCGATCTTGGAGCTTGTGTGAGCATTTTACCCGGGAGTTTGTATcaccaatacgattttggtccattaAAAAATTTTGATACTCCCGTGGTATTGGCCGATCAGACTCCCACGCATCCAAGGGGGATGGTGGAGGATGTGATTGTTAAGGTGGATGATTGCTACTACCCAGTTGACTTTTTGGTAGTAGACTATGTTGGGTGTGTTGAGGATACCCAACCAGTAGTTATCTTGGGTAGACCGTTCTTGGCAACTGCTAATGCCATAATAAATTGTGCAATGGGAACGGTAAGCATGAAGTTTGGGGACCGGGAattaaatttaaatgtttttCCAAATTTCACTAACCCGCTCGGTGAGGATAAGTGTCCTAAAAAGGACATGAATCCAAAGAAAAAGGTGTGTGCTATGGTTGGTAGGTTTGAAGAAACAAGGAAGGAAACAGTCAAGAAAAAGAAGGCGAAAAAGTCACCTctagaaaagaagaaggaagaggAGGTGAGGAAATTTGGACCGTTTGGCAACAAATGGTATGAATCACCGGTGGGTGATTTCGAGGAGTTTGTAGGCGGCAAGCATGCCATTCGACCACCATGA